One segment of Leptodactylus fuscus isolate aLepFus1 chromosome 7, aLepFus1.hap2, whole genome shotgun sequence DNA contains the following:
- the SNX20 gene encoding sorting nexin-20 — protein sequence MSAESSQKYDQISDSPALPKNAEHSECKTSETDPQSDNVSGNSSMRDHHLMTTGELQLYWNKEKHKGKPVKLLFQIQSTRIAEDFLSKFVMYQIVIIKTGSFDEKKAFIERRYSDFERLHRSLLKDFNEEMEDVVFPKKVLMGNLTEEMISKRMVALKDYLEELYAIRCVRKSQKYIEFFIEPEMEEGYCCIRGGQYSTALSIFQQVVYLQEKLVEHCPTLLVPSLCALVVCHKDMNQSEMAYEVGMKAIELLEKHTMHRYYVPLLDTLISLAYKIGKDYMTLREKLQVNEMKVSRTFDFEMLTLKELVVQEYVKD from the exons ATGAGTGCTGAAAGTTCCCAAAAATATGATCAAATAAGTGATTCACCGGCATTACCAAAAAATGCAGAACATTCCGAGTGTAAAACAAGCGAAACAGATCCACAAAGTGACAATGTTTCAG GTAACAGTTCTATGCGCGACCATCACCTTATGACAACAGGAGAACTTCAGCTTTACTGGAACAAAGAGAAACATAAAGGAAAACCAGTCAAACTCCTTTTTCAGATTCAGTCCACACGCATAGCCGAGGATTTTCTTTCAAAGTTTGTG ATGTACCAGATTGTAATAATTAAAACAGGAAGTTTTGATGAAAAGAAAGCCTTCATTGAGAGAAGATACTCTGACTTTGAACGTCTTCACAGGAGTTTACTAAAAGACTTTAATGAAGAAATGGAAGATGTTGTGTTTCCTAAGAAAGTCCTGATGGGAAACCTCACTGAAGAGATGATCAGCAAGAGGATGGTGGCCCTTAAAGACTATCTTGAGGAGTTGTATGCCATAAGAtgtgtaagaaagtcacagaaatataTTGAGTTTTTCATTGAGCCAGAGATGGAAGAAGGATACTGCTGTATAAGAGGAGGACAATATAGTACAGCTTTGAGTATCTTTCAGCAAGTTGTCTATCTTCAAGAAAAACTGGTTGAACATTGTCCTACCTTATTGGTGCCTTCTTTGTGCGCACTAGTTGTATGCCATAAAGATATGAATCAATCAGAAATGGCTTATGAAGTTGGGATGAAAGCAATAGAACTTCTGGAGAAGCACACAATGCATAGATATTATGTGCCATTATTAGACACATTGATTTCATTGGCTTATAAAATAGGCAAAGACTACATGACCTTAAGGGAAAAGCTACAGGTAAATGAAATGAAGGTGAGCAGAACTTTTGACTTTGAAATGCTTACGCTAAAGGAGCTTGTAGTACAAGAGTATGTTAAGGATTAA